One Nitrosopumilus sp. genomic region harbors:
- a CDS encoding transketolase family protein: MNEPILTDMRSEYSKSLIQAGKDNPNVVVLGADTTDSLKTSSFEKEFPNRFFNVGIAEANLVTTSAGLAASGKISFASTYAIFLPGRAVDQIRNNIAYPSPPGKKGLNVKLVVSHGGLSVGPDGGSHQQIEDIAIMRVIPNFRVFIPADTVAVSKLTQLMAREYGPFYMRMARSKTPLVHSENQEFQTGKAITLRDGSDCTIAACGITVRMALEAAETLQKEGISCRVLDMFSIKPIDNQLLEKAARETGSIVTTEEHNIFGGMGSAVAESVSESYPVPIKRIGAQDMFGESARDDEIPLLLEKHGITSFNIAKQVKEIRSKKL, translated from the coding sequence TTGAATGAACCAATACTGACTGATATGCGTTCAGAGTATTCCAAATCTCTGATTCAAGCTGGAAAAGATAACCCTAATGTCGTAGTTTTGGGTGCTGATACTACTGATTCACTAAAGACATCCAGTTTTGAAAAAGAATTTCCAAATAGATTCTTTAATGTTGGAATTGCAGAAGCAAACCTTGTTACTACTTCAGCTGGATTAGCAGCATCAGGAAAAATTTCATTTGCCAGTACTTATGCTATATTCTTACCTGGAAGAGCAGTTGATCAGATAAGAAATAACATTGCATATCCTTCACCACCTGGAAAAAAAGGTCTTAATGTAAAATTAGTAGTATCTCATGGAGGATTATCAGTAGGACCTGATGGCGGCTCACACCAACAAATTGAAGATATTGCTATTATGAGGGTAATTCCTAATTTTAGAGTCTTTATTCCAGCTGATACTGTTGCAGTTTCTAAATTAACTCAATTAATGGCAAGAGAGTATGGTCCATTTTACATGAGAATGGCAAGATCAAAAACTCCACTAGTTCATTCAGAAAATCAAGAATTTCAGACAGGTAAAGCAATTACACTAAGGGATGGCTCGGATTGTACAATTGCGGCATGTGGAATTACTGTAAGGATGGCATTAGAGGCAGCTGAGACATTACAAAAAGAAGGAATTTCTTGTAGGGTGTTGGATATGTTTTCAATAAAACCAATTGATAATCAACTACTAGAAAAGGCTGCAAGAGAAACAGGCTCTATAGTTACCACTGAAGAGCATAATATTTTTGGTGGAATGGGCTCAGCGGTAGCAGAATCTGTTTCTGAATCTTATCCAGTCCCAATCAAAAGAATTGGCGCACAAGATATGTTTGGAGAATCAGCACGAGATGATGAAATTCCACTACTCTTAGAAAAACACGGAATAACATCTTTTAATATAGCAAAACAAGTCAAAGAAATTAGGAGCAAAAAGTTATGA
- the fsa gene encoding fructose-6-phosphate aldolase has product MKIFLDTANLESIKKFNDMGLLDGITTNPSLMSKEGGNPKDAMEEITKIIKGDVSLEVVSTEYSGMMEEGKRLREYGDNVVVKVPMTPDGLKACKSLSSEGIPVNVTLIFSPNQALLAAKSGAKYVSPFIGRLDDVGQDGMNLIKEIKEIFSNYDFKTQILVASVRHPIHVVDAAKIGADVVTLPPAVLDKMLQHPLTKIGLDNFLADWEKLKAGNPDVKI; this is encoded by the coding sequence ATGAAGATATTTCTTGATACTGCTAATCTTGAATCTATAAAAAAATTCAATGACATGGGTTTGCTTGATGGCATTACTACAAACCCCTCATTAATGTCAAAAGAAGGCGGTAATCCTAAAGATGCTATGGAAGAGATTACAAAAATTATCAAAGGAGATGTAAGCTTAGAAGTTGTAAGCACTGAATATTCTGGAATGATGGAAGAAGGAAAACGATTACGTGAGTATGGTGATAATGTTGTAGTTAAAGTTCCAATGACTCCTGATGGCCTAAAAGCTTGTAAATCATTATCATCTGAAGGAATTCCTGTAAATGTTACTTTGATTTTTTCTCCCAACCAAGCTTTACTTGCTGCAAAATCTGGCGCAAAATATGTTAGTCCATTTATTGGAAGGCTAGATGATGTAGGACAAGATGGAATGAATCTAATAAAAGAGATTAAAGAAATTTTCTCCAATTATGATTTTAAAACACAAATTCTTGTTGCAAGTGTTCGTCATCCAATTCATGTAGTTGATGCAGCTAAAATTGGTGCAGATGTAGTGACACTACCTCCTGCTGTACTAGACAAAATGCTTCAGCACCCATTAACTAAAATTGGATTGGATAATTTCCTAGCAGACTGGGAAAAACTCAAAGCTGGAAATCCAGATGTCAAAATCTAA
- the rimI gene encoding ribosomal protein S18-alanine N-acetyltransferase, with translation MQVILRQLGDCNIRRAEPSDLIPVMEINLKTLPEHYSDYFYESLLAELPEAFIVAEIGGKHVGYIMCKTEYGFSNFKKLGFVKKGHVVSIAVLEEYRRRGIGNALVEESVKGVKSRKCDEFYLEVRCSNNEAVRLYEKLGFVIRQQLNAYYRDGEDAYLMAIELD, from the coding sequence ATGCAGGTAATTCTAAGACAATTAGGAGATTGTAATATTCGAAGGGCAGAGCCAAGCGATCTTATACCTGTAATGGAGATTAATCTCAAAACACTGCCAGAACACTATTCAGATTATTTCTATGAAAGCCTACTTGCAGAACTTCCTGAGGCATTTATTGTAGCAGAAATTGGTGGAAAACATGTTGGCTATATCATGTGTAAAACAGAATATGGATTCTCAAACTTTAAGAAATTAGGATTTGTCAAAAAAGGACATGTTGTCTCTATTGCAGTTCTAGAAGAATATCGAAGACGTGGAATTGGAAATGCTCTAGTTGAAGAATCTGTCAAAGGTGTAAAATCACGAAAATGTGATGAATTCTACTTGGAAGTTAGATGCAGCAATAACGAGGCCGTTAGATTGTACGAAAAGCTTGGATTTGTAATAAGACAGCAACTTAATGCCTATTATCGTGATGGTGAAGATGCATATCTTATGGCAATTGAGTTAGATTAG
- a CDS encoding site-2 protease family protein, with the protein MEDPSKEEIIDIVNSIFTVSDFTKAEFSLEFKINDLEFKEKFEQLARKLENMNYVCKLEQMDDGKYIIIQKFAPKKQRKWLNISWTPRILFAIVVAFVMIDGYYRTSGTNSIIEIGDPLEMAAVYTLSLLGILGIHELGHIVAAKLHRLKTTWPYFIPGLPVVGIPTFGAFIQSKGLTINREILFDVAIAGPIAGLVIAIIVSIFAAYTAPILDQDVAAGLFAESRLIEWNQGEPLLMTASLALFGKGGDGHEVIMTPVMFAAWIGFLITFLNLLPAWQLDGGHMARTLLGPKLHRYATYGSMAILVLLNYWLMAMLILIMSSRNSGATPLDDISPLSRNRKLAYIGIIGLAILCAPLPSDFMPFFLP; encoded by the coding sequence ATGGAAGATCCTTCTAAAGAAGAAATCATTGACATAGTCAATTCAATATTTACGGTAAGTGATTTTACAAAGGCGGAATTTTCTTTAGAATTTAAAATTAATGATTTAGAATTTAAGGAAAAATTTGAACAGTTGGCAAGAAAATTAGAAAATATGAATTATGTATGTAAGTTAGAACAGATGGATGATGGAAAATATATCATAATTCAGAAATTTGCTCCAAAGAAACAACGAAAATGGTTAAACATATCATGGACTCCAAGAATTTTGTTTGCAATTGTAGTTGCATTTGTAATGATTGATGGATACTATAGAACCTCTGGAACTAATTCTATAATTGAAATAGGTGATCCTCTTGAGATGGCAGCAGTCTATACATTATCATTGCTTGGGATACTAGGGATTCATGAGCTAGGACATATTGTTGCGGCAAAACTTCATAGGCTAAAAACAACGTGGCCATACTTTATTCCAGGATTGCCTGTAGTAGGAATTCCCACATTTGGTGCTTTTATCCAATCAAAGGGGCTCACAATTAACAGAGAAATTTTATTTGATGTGGCCATTGCAGGTCCAATTGCCGGATTAGTTATTGCAATAATTGTTTCAATTTTTGCTGCATATACTGCTCCAATTTTAGATCAAGACGTAGCTGCAGGACTGTTTGCCGAATCAAGATTGATTGAGTGGAATCAAGGTGAGCCATTACTAATGACTGCAAGTCTAGCTTTGTTTGGGAAAGGGGGAGATGGACATGAAGTGATTATGACTCCAGTAATGTTTGCTGCATGGATTGGATTTTTGATAACGTTTTTGAATTTACTACCTGCATGGCAGCTAGACGGTGGACATATGGCAAGAACACTACTTGGTCCAAAACTTCACAGATATGCAACATATGGCAGTATGGCAATTCTTGTTTTGCTTAATTATTGGCTAATGGCAATGCTAATCCTAATAATGAGTTCTCGAAATTCTGGTGCAACTCCACTTGATGATATTTCTCCACTTTCAAGAAATAGAAAACTTGCATATATTGGAATTATTGGACTAGCAATTTTGTGTGCACCACTACCATCAGATTTTATGCCTTTCTTTTTACCTTAG
- a CDS encoding ribulose-phosphate 3-epimerase, which produces MRLNYYDIKKHVLRARKLVIKGTNTAGSGHPGGSFSMAEILGCLFVKYLKFDPKNPQWEDRDRLVLSKGHAAPGLFSNMAVAGYFPESEIETLRKFGSKLQGHPDLKCPGVEFCGGSLGTGLSYSIGIALAGKIDSKNYHVYTIIGDGESDEGQIWEAAMTAAKYKVDNLTVFLDRNFIQQDSYTEKIMPLDERLEGDDLSEMWKDASRWKTGDKWRSFGWNVIEIDGHRIEQIDAAIAKANATKGVPTMIISRTIKGKAVEHMEDNPQWHGKAPDSDVVPIINLELDSQFMIAPSIIAGDMTNLENEIKRCVSGRADYIHLDVMDGQFVPNKTFDHNKIKELRPLTVIPFDSHLMINEPVKHVKDYIDAGSDIITVHAEVTDESSFGEISDLLKQNGVGVGFAINPETELPEWFYKFIPYLDQLIVMSVVPGKSGQKYIEETHTKMARLNSILKENNFSGYIEADGGVNLENIGSIFADGARAFVGGGAIVGQSDVRAAIRDFRSEVLKSRRRILLDKANELGGEELVNKWIELHVVGEKKDQIRKIAEEAKYI; this is translated from the coding sequence ATGCGGCTTAATTACTATGATATCAAAAAGCATGTGCTTAGAGCCAGAAAATTAGTAATAAAGGGCACAAATACTGCAGGATCTGGACATCCTGGTGGATCTTTTTCAATGGCTGAAATCTTGGGATGCCTATTTGTAAAGTATCTCAAATTTGATCCTAAAAATCCACAATGGGAAGATCGAGACCGATTGGTGTTGTCAAAAGGCCATGCAGCACCTGGACTATTCTCAAACATGGCAGTTGCAGGATATTTTCCTGAATCCGAAATAGAAACATTGAGAAAGTTTGGCAGTAAATTGCAAGGTCATCCTGATTTGAAATGTCCTGGCGTAGAATTTTGTGGGGGCTCACTAGGCACTGGATTGTCCTATTCTATTGGAATTGCACTTGCTGGAAAGATTGACTCAAAAAATTATCATGTTTACACAATAATTGGAGATGGTGAATCTGATGAAGGACAAATTTGGGAAGCTGCAATGACTGCTGCAAAATACAAAGTGGATAACCTAACCGTTTTTCTTGACAGAAATTTTATCCAGCAGGATTCTTACACTGAAAAAATTATGCCACTTGATGAAAGATTGGAAGGCGATGATCTCTCTGAAATGTGGAAAGATGCCTCCAGATGGAAGACTGGTGATAAGTGGAGATCATTTGGATGGAATGTAATTGAAATTGATGGACATAGAATAGAACAAATTGATGCAGCAATTGCAAAAGCAAATGCAACTAAAGGAGTTCCAACTATGATCATTTCTAGAACAATCAAAGGAAAAGCAGTAGAACACATGGAGGATAATCCTCAATGGCATGGAAAAGCACCTGATTCCGATGTTGTTCCGATAATTAATCTTGAATTGGATTCTCAATTTATGATTGCCCCATCAATTATTGCTGGAGATATGACCAATCTTGAAAACGAGATCAAGAGATGTGTTTCAGGCAGAGCTGATTACATTCATCTTGATGTTATGGATGGCCAATTTGTTCCAAACAAAACATTTGATCATAATAAAATTAAAGAATTAAGACCATTAACCGTAATTCCTTTTGATTCACATCTAATGATTAACGAACCAGTAAAACATGTTAAAGATTACATTGATGCTGGAAGTGATATTATTACTGTTCATGCTGAAGTAACTGATGAATCTAGTTTTGGAGAAATTTCTGATTTACTAAAACAAAATGGCGTTGGTGTTGGATTTGCAATAAATCCTGAAACTGAATTGCCAGAGTGGTTCTACAAATTTATTCCATATTTAGATCAACTGATTGTAATGTCAGTAGTTCCTGGCAAATCTGGTCAGAAATACATTGAGGAAACTCATACAAAGATGGCTAGACTAAATTCAATTCTCAAAGAGAATAATTTTTCAGGTTATATCGAGGCTGATGGTGGCGTGAATCTTGAAAATATAGGCTCAATTTTTGCTGATGGTGCAAGAGCTTTTGTTGGTGGGGGCGCAATTGTTGGCCAATCTGATGTCAGAGCTGCAATTAGGGACTTTAGATCTGAAGTTCTAAAATCAAGAAGAAGAATCCTGCTTGATAAAGCAAATGAGTTAGGTGGAGAAGAATTGGTAAACAAATGGATTGAATTGCATGTTGTTGGTGAAAAGAAAGATCAAATTAGAAAAATTGCAGAGGAGGCCAAATACATTTGA
- a CDS encoding transcriptional regulator: MDKRKGMGVTIFILCIGGFFLYAYLLMLSEWSPIVLQLSVLMIAGGILGVIAWIGYVMATTKPTTASITSDD; encoded by the coding sequence ATGGATAAACGCAAAGGCATGGGGGTAACAATTTTTATTCTCTGCATTGGTGGATTTTTCCTTTATGCATATCTATTGATGTTATCTGAATGGAGTCCTATTGTCTTGCAATTATCTGTATTGATGATTGCAGGTGGGATTCTTGGTGTAATTGCATGGATTGGTTATGTGATGGCAACAACAAAACCCACAACAGCATCAATTACATCTGATGATTAG
- a CDS encoding magnesium transporter CorA family protein, producing the protein MRKGFITNRLRSSRKPSEIIVESKMETIQGKEFVWIDLQNPDREEVEKLAEKYNFNSLNIEDCMTKFELPKLDRYDNHFFVILHFPPLSGKVGESKNSQLSLFVGKGFLVTVHQGDLKPLVDLVNVCKSDSDQQRKEKLLEKSSGLLLHEIIDVLVDDLLHTSRKIIANLDELEDRVFDETKPVARSIALQRREINRLRRIANPLKKFVLEIAKNIKGFSDTEDDELTLFYDDVIDHIDKVIETLEESRETMEIYKDTDFVLSTEKTNKVLAVLTIIFTLAIPSTVIGTFYGMNIHLPGGITSESPVFLGPYTTLIIIILASAIPAILMFAYFKKLGWINN; encoded by the coding sequence TTGAGAAAAGGATTCATCACAAACAGATTACGTTCCAGTAGGAAACCATCTGAAATAATTGTTGAGAGTAAAATGGAGACCATTCAAGGTAAAGAATTTGTTTGGATAGATTTGCAGAATCCTGACAGAGAGGAAGTCGAAAAATTAGCTGAAAAATATAATTTCAATTCATTAAACATTGAAGACTGTATGACTAAATTTGAATTACCAAAATTGGATAGATATGATAATCATTTCTTTGTAATTTTACATTTCCCACCACTATCTGGAAAAGTGGGAGAGTCCAAAAATAGCCAATTATCCCTTTTTGTAGGAAAAGGTTTTCTAGTTACAGTTCACCAAGGAGATCTAAAACCATTAGTGGATTTGGTAAATGTTTGTAAATCTGACTCAGATCAACAAAGAAAAGAAAAACTATTGGAAAAATCATCAGGACTACTACTTCATGAAATCATAGACGTGCTAGTAGATGATCTTTTACACACATCCAGAAAAATAATTGCTAATTTAGATGAACTAGAAGACAGAGTATTTGATGAAACAAAACCGGTTGCTAGAAGTATTGCATTACAAAGAAGAGAAATCAATAGATTAAGAAGAATAGCTAATCCATTAAAGAAATTTGTATTGGAGATTGCAAAAAATATCAAAGGATTTTCTGATACCGAAGATGATGAACTCACATTGTTTTATGATGATGTAATTGACCACATAGACAAAGTCATTGAAACATTAGAAGAATCAAGGGAAACTATGGAAATTTACAAAGATACTGATTTTGTGTTAAGTACTGAAAAAACAAACAAAGTTCTTGCAGTATTAACAATTATCTTTACATTAGCAATTCCATCAACGGTTATAGGAACATTTTATGGAATGAACATTCATCTACCTGGGGGGATCACAAGTGAAAGCCCAGTGTTTTTGGGTCCATATACAACGCTAATCATAATAATTTTAGCATCAGCTATTCCAGCTATCCTGATGTTTGCATATTTTAAAAAATTGGGATGGATTAATAATTAA
- a CDS encoding ribosome biogenesis/translation initiation ATPase RLI — translation MTHRVAVLDQDLCQPKKCGLECIKYCPVNKSGAECIVLNEETKKAQIDEDICNGCGICVKVCPFDAITIVNLASELASDKIHQYGPNSFRIYKLPTPKKGEVVGLLGRNGMGKSTVVNILSGNLKPNLGRYDNPPEWDEILKYYSGTELKQHFAKIQNKEIRASIKPQQVHHIAQAFDGTGKELLDKYDERGVTRDLIKELGLQNSMEQNLKELSGGELQRLAVAAAASKDAEFYFFDEPSSYNDVFQRTGVARVIQSLATLGKSVMVVEHDLTLLDFLSDFIEVLYGEPTAYGIVSSVLSTKVGINVFLDGYLPTENVRFRDKKFSFDVSSSSTDTFQEGSDIIVYPKLEKKYAKFSVTIEPGRVRKGEVLGIMGANALGKTTMMKMIAGVEKPDIGSIDKKVKIAYKPQYLQNDIDEEVISLLNKANGNLVEGSMEEEQILEPLKIKKLYNKSAKNLSGGELQKVAVASCLLQKVDVYALDEPSAFLDVEDRIAVAKFLQKFVRSFGKSAIVIDHDLQLMDLISDSIIIFEGESGMAGKATSPMPKPEAMNRFLRSLDMSFRRDEKSLRPRVNKIESRLDKDQKASGNFYYKH, via the coding sequence ATGACACATCGTGTAGCAGTTCTAGATCAGGATTTGTGCCAGCCAAAAAAATGCGGTTTGGAGTGCATAAAGTACTGCCCAGTAAACAAATCGGGTGCAGAATGTATCGTTCTCAATGAGGAGACAAAGAAAGCCCAGATAGATGAGGATATCTGCAATGGATGTGGAATCTGTGTCAAAGTATGCCCCTTTGATGCTATTACGATTGTTAATTTAGCTAGTGAGTTAGCATCAGATAAAATTCATCAATATGGACCAAACTCATTTAGAATTTACAAATTACCAACTCCAAAGAAAGGAGAAGTTGTTGGACTACTTGGAAGAAATGGAATGGGGAAAAGTACAGTTGTCAACATACTTTCAGGAAATCTAAAACCAAATCTTGGAAGATATGATAATCCACCTGAATGGGATGAGATTTTAAAATATTATAGTGGAACAGAACTAAAACAGCACTTTGCAAAAATACAAAACAAAGAGATTAGAGCATCAATAAAACCTCAACAAGTTCATCACATTGCACAGGCATTTGATGGAACTGGAAAAGAACTATTAGACAAATATGATGAGAGAGGAGTGACACGTGATCTAATCAAAGAACTAGGATTACAAAATTCTATGGAGCAGAATTTAAAGGAATTAAGTGGAGGAGAACTTCAAAGATTGGCAGTAGCTGCTGCTGCATCAAAGGATGCAGAATTTTACTTTTTTGATGAGCCATCATCATACAACGACGTATTTCAAAGAACAGGAGTTGCACGTGTGATTCAAAGTTTGGCTACACTTGGAAAAAGTGTGATGGTAGTAGAACATGACTTGACACTACTTGACTTTCTTAGTGATTTTATTGAAGTATTATATGGTGAGCCAACAGCTTACGGAATTGTTTCAAGTGTTCTGTCTACCAAAGTGGGAATCAATGTCTTTCTTGACGGTTATTTACCAACTGAAAACGTGAGATTTAGAGACAAAAAATTCTCTTTTGATGTATCATCATCATCTACTGATACTTTCCAAGAGGGAAGCGATATTATCGTTTATCCAAAACTAGAAAAGAAATACGCTAAATTCTCAGTAACAATTGAGCCTGGAAGAGTCAGAAAAGGTGAAGTCTTGGGAATAATGGGTGCCAATGCACTTGGAAAGACTACCATGATGAAGATGATTGCAGGAGTTGAGAAACCCGATATTGGCTCTATTGATAAAAAAGTAAAGATTGCATACAAACCACAATATCTTCAAAATGATATTGATGAGGAAGTAATCTCTTTGCTAAACAAAGCAAACGGAAATCTAGTTGAAGGAAGTATGGAAGAAGAACAAATTCTCGAACCACTAAAAATTAAAAAACTATACAACAAATCTGCAAAGAACCTATCAGGAGGAGAATTGCAAAAAGTTGCAGTTGCATCATGCCTTTTACAAAAAGTTGACGTGTATGCATTAGATGAGCCATCTGCATTTTTAGATGTAGAAGATAGAATTGCAGTTGCAAAGTTTTTGCAGAAATTTGTCCGCTCCTTTGGAAAATCAGCAATTGTAATTGATCATGACTTGCAGTTAATGGATTTAATCTCAGATTCAATAATAATATTTGAAGGTGAATCGGGTATGGCAGGAAAGGCAACATCTCCAATGCCAAAGCCCGAGGCAATGAACAGATTTCTCAGATCATTAGATATGTCATTTAGAAGAGATGAAAAAAGCCTCAGACCAAGAGTTAACAAGATTGAAAGTAGACTGGATAAAGATCAAAAAGCATCTGGAAATTTCTATTACAAGCATTGA
- a CDS encoding leucyl aminopeptidase encodes MKIKTESSARKTQLLCGFIVEKYDKILGIGKIDSKTDLVISQAIKDNEGKLGRINVIPTPSKSTQRILLAGLGSKESITNDTIRFVSGKIAQKAKELKLKEFTIISPPNFVSDPVSSVTQIVEGCKMSLYKFDKFKSEKDQDSPDLTIVISKSKKILSAIKNAEITADGTIFTKSIANLPPNECTPSTLANFAKTISNSKMKCTIFSKSELKKRGFGGISAVGQGSKNEPKLIVLDYKNARNEKPIVLVGKAVTFDTGGISLKPGDKMDEMKFDKCGGCTVLGIMKAISELKLPINLVGIIPSVENMPGGESYRPGDIIKLYNGKTVEILNTDAEGRLILADALAYGEKHYSPKAIIDFATLTGACIVALGTNVAAIISNNENLTKKITNSSKRTTEEVWELPLNQDYMDMIKSDVADMKNVGIGRAAGTITAAAFLKNAVEKTPWAHVDIAGVAWTQTATKEKPYNPKGATGFGVRLILDYLQNL; translated from the coding sequence ATGAAGATAAAGACTGAGAGTTCCGCAAGAAAAACCCAGTTATTGTGTGGATTTATTGTTGAAAAATATGACAAAATATTAGGAATTGGAAAAATAGATTCAAAAACAGACCTAGTGATATCACAAGCAATTAAGGATAATGAAGGGAAATTAGGAAGAATTAACGTAATCCCAACACCTTCCAAATCTACTCAAAGAATTTTACTAGCAGGATTAGGAAGCAAAGAGAGTATAACGAATGATACAATAAGATTTGTTTCAGGAAAAATTGCACAAAAGGCAAAGGAACTAAAATTAAAAGAATTCACCATAATATCTCCACCAAATTTTGTATCAGATCCAGTTTCATCTGTAACTCAAATAGTTGAAGGTTGTAAGATGTCACTGTACAAATTTGATAAATTCAAGTCTGAAAAAGATCAAGATTCTCCTGATTTAACCATCGTAATTTCAAAATCAAAGAAAATTCTGTCTGCAATTAAAAATGCAGAAATCACTGCAGATGGCACAATATTTACAAAAAGCATTGCAAATTTGCCTCCAAATGAGTGCACTCCAAGTACTCTAGCAAATTTTGCTAAAACAATATCAAATAGCAAGATGAAATGTACAATTTTCTCAAAGTCAGAATTAAAAAAGAGAGGTTTTGGTGGCATTTCTGCAGTAGGACAAGGAAGTAAAAACGAACCGAAACTAATTGTTCTTGATTATAAAAATGCAAGAAATGAAAAACCAATAGTTCTAGTTGGAAAAGCTGTCACATTTGATACCGGTGGAATTTCACTAAAGCCAGGAGACAAAATGGATGAAATGAAATTTGACAAGTGTGGTGGATGTACGGTTTTAGGTATTATGAAAGCAATTTCGGAATTAAAATTGCCAATTAATTTAGTTGGAATTATTCCATCAGTAGAAAACATGCCAGGTGGTGAATCTTACAGACCAGGGGACATCATAAAACTATACAATGGAAAGACAGTTGAGATTTTAAATACGGATGCTGAAGGAAGACTGATTTTAGCTGATGCGTTAGCATATGGTGAAAAACATTATTCACCTAAAGCAATTATTGATTTTGCAACACTAACTGGTGCATGCATTGTTGCATTAGGAACTAATGTGGCTGCCATAATTTCAAACAATGAAAACTTGACAAAGAAAATTACAAACTCTTCAAAGAGAACAACAGAAGAAGTTTGGGAGTTGCCATTAAATCAAGACTATATGGATATGATAAAATCAGATGTTGCAGATATGAAAAATGTTGGAATAGGAAGAGCAGCTGGAACAATTACAGCTGCAGCATTTTTGAAAAATGCTGTAGAGAAGACACCATGGGCACATGTTGATATTGCGGGAGTTGCATGGACACAGACTGCAACTAAAGAAAAACCATATAATCCTAAAGGAGCAACTGGATTTGGGGTTAGATTAATTTTAGATTATTTACAAAATTTGTAA
- a CDS encoding class I SAM-dependent methyltransferase family protein, producing the protein MLKKALESVISEKESAELISAFDQIGDIIIVRIPDSLLSKKKIIGETLLKEVKIAKSVFYQSSAVEGDFRTRNLEILAGDDKTETEYKEFGCRFVVDVENAFFSPRLSTERERIANLVQDGEVVTNMFAGVGMFSIMAAKKKNCTVYSIDINPVASQLCEKNIELNKLVGKVISINGDASKIVSEKLIDKSDRTLMLLPERSDEFLQSAIDATKSGGIIHYYCHIHADKKSEAGKLSEEHYLQVTPVKSEILGSKIVRPVGPRYYQTVVDVRISK; encoded by the coding sequence ATGTTAAAAAAAGCACTGGAGAGTGTAATTTCTGAAAAAGAAAGCGCAGAATTAATCTCTGCCTTTGATCAAATTGGAGACATTATAATTGTAAGAATTCCTGATTCATTATTATCAAAGAAAAAGATCATTGGAGAAACATTGTTAAAAGAAGTAAAGATTGCAAAAAGTGTATTTTATCAGTCATCAGCAGTAGAGGGGGATTTTCGAACAAGAAACTTGGAGATATTAGCTGGAGATGATAAAACTGAGACAGAATACAAGGAATTTGGCTGTAGATTTGTAGTAGATGTAGAGAATGCATTTTTCTCACCTAGACTGTCTACGGAGAGGGAAAGAATTGCAAATTTAGTTCAAGACGGGGAGGTAGTAACCAACATGTTTGCAGGAGTTGGGATGTTCTCGATAATGGCTGCAAAAAAGAAAAACTGTACTGTTTATAGTATCGATATCAACCCAGTTGCATCACAACTATGTGAGAAAAATATTGAATTAAACAAATTAGTCGGAAAGGTAATTTCTATCAACGGAGATGCATCAAAGATTGTATCAGAGAAATTAATTGATAAATCAGATAGAACACTAATGTTACTACCTGAGAGATCGGACGAATTTTTACAATCTGCAATTGATGCAACAAAAAGCGGAGGGATAATTCATTACTATTGTCATATTCATGCGGATAAAAAATCAGAGGCAGGAAAACTATCTGAAGAACATTATCTTCAAGTAACTCCTGTTAAATCAGAAATACTAGGATCAAAAATAGTCAGACCTGTTGGACCTAGATATTATCAAACAGTAGTCGATGTAAGAATTTCAAAGTAA